The following coding sequences are from one Plasmodium knowlesi strain H genome assembly, chromosome: 9 window:
- a CDS encoding 3-oxo-5-alpha-steroid 4-dehydrogenase, putative, producing the protein MKVILKKRNGKFIDCFDISPSTTIDQFKEIYYKKYHYYPERQKWNLDSAAGKTLKSGTFHENGIKDSDILIFKDLGVQISWRLVYVIEYLGPIFIFPFFYFCDKYVYPQANKNKHIIQILSLWFLLFHFLKREFESMFVHRFSNATMPIRRVPINCGHYWVLCGVNIGYYLFHPLYKPYNLETKPVIVYSFFCVLLILEFLNLKCHLILRNLRPRGTKSRGIPHGYGFNYISCANYFYESLIWIIFALIINTLTGYLFSIVATTQMAIWALKKHNNYKREFPNYPKNRKAIFPFIL; encoded by the exons atgaaggtaattttgaaaaagaggAACGGGAAGTTTATAGACTGCTTTGACATAAGTCCGTCAACCACCATTGATCAGTTCAAGGAAATATACTACAAGAAGT atcATTATTATCCCGAGAGGCAGAAATGGAATTTAGACAGTG CGGCGGGGAAGACTCTAAAAAGTGGAACGTTCCacgaaaatggaataaaagaCAGTGATATTCTAATATTTAAGGATCTCG GCGTCCAAATATCATGGCGACTAGTTTACGTGATAGAATACCTGGgacccatttttatttttccttttttttacttctgtGACAAATATGTTTACCCTCAGGcgaacaaaaataaacacaTCATTCAAAT CCTATCCTTGTGGTTTCTGTTGTTCCACTTTTTAAAGCGAGAATTCGAATCTATGTTTGTACATCGATTTAGCAATGCCACAATGCCTATAAGGAGGGTTCCCATAAATTGCGGCCACTATTG GGTATTATGTGGTGTAAATATTGGCTATTATCTATTTCATCCCCTTTACAAACCATACAATTTAGAAACAAAACCAGTCATCgtctattcttttttttgtgttttatta aTTCTGGAGTTTctaaatttaaaatgtcATCTGATATTAAGAAATTTAAGACCAAGAG GAACCAAAAGCAGAGGGATACCCCACGGATATGGCTTTAATTACATTTCATgcgcaaattatttttatgaatCGTTGATATGGATTATATTCGCCCTCATAATAAATACATTAACAG gTTACCTCTTCAGTATAGTCGCCACAACGCAGATGGCCATTTGGGCACTAAAGAAGCACAACAATTATAAGAGAGAATTCCCTAATTATCCCAA AAACAGAAAAGCCATATTCCCCTTCATCTTGTGA